One Halobacterium wangiae genomic window, GCGGCCGCGAGGTCGAACAGGAGACCCGCCACTGGGACGAGGCCCGCGGCATCACGGTGTCCATCCGCTCGAAGGCCGAGGAGAAGGACTACCGGTACTTCCGGGAGGCCGACATCCCGCCCCTGGAGGTCTCGGACTGGAAGGCGGAGATCCCCATTCCGGAACTCCCGGACGCGCGCCGCGAGCGCTTCCGCGACGACTACGACCTCGGTGAGGAGGCCGCGGCGAAGCTCACCTCCCGGAAGGCCGTCGCGGACCTCTTCGAGGAGCTCGCCGACGAGTACGACCCCGACCTCGCCGCGACCTGGGTCGCGGACACCATCCTGGGGGAACTCAACTACCGCGACCTCGACGTGAACGACGTCGACGACCGCATCGACGAGTTCGCGCGCCTCGTGGAACTCGTCGCCGAGGACGAGATCACCGCGAAGAACGCCGAGGAGGTCGTGCTCCGCGGGATGCTCGACGACGGCGACCACCCCGACGACATCGTCGAGCGCGAGGACCTGGGGAAGACGACGGGCGGCGAGGTCGAGGCCGCCGTCGCGGACGCCATCGACGCCAACCCGGACGCCGTCGAGGATTACTACGCGGGCGAGGACGGCGCGCTGAACTTCCTCGTCGGGCAGGTGATGGCCCAGACCGGCGGCAGCGCCGACCCCGGCCAGGTGAACGAACTGCTGCGCGAGCAACTGGAGTAGCGCTCGACACCACCCGCGTCTCCGTTTCCGACACCGCTTTCTGCTCCGTCCGTCCATCGCACCCCATGAGCTACGAGGTCCGCGAGGAACTCCCCACGCCGGAACGCTTCGTGGAACTCCGTGAGGCGGCGGACATGGCGCCGCGCTCCCGCGAGGGCGTCGAGCGCGGCCTCCCGAACTCGGTGTACGGCGTCACCGTCGTCGACACCGACACAGACGAGGTGGTCGGGATGGCGCGCGTCGTCGGTGACGGCGCGACGGTGTTCCACGTCTGCGACATGGCCGTCCACCCGGACCACCAGCGACGGGGCCTGGGCTCCCGGATGATGGACGCGATAATGGGGTACGTCGACGAGCACGCGCCGGAGAACGCGTACGTGAACCTGATGGCGGACGTCGACGGCTTCTACGAGCAGTGGGGGTTCGAGGAGACCCGCCCCGTCTCGAAGGGGATGTTCTACCGCGCGTAGCTACGGCGTGTCGAGGGACTCGTGGTCGAGGACGTACAGTACGCCGATGGCCACGAGCGACACGCCGCCGAGGAGGACGGCCACGGTGTACAGCAGTTCGGTGCCCTCCCAGGCAGCGTCGGTGACGCCGCCGACGACGAGCGACCCGCCGAGTGCGACGTCCCCGACGCCGACGAGCAGTCCCCACCGCAGGCGGTCGGTGACCCCGGCGACGAAGAACAGCGCCCCGGCCACGGCGAGCAACACCATCTGGACGGCGAGCACCGGCCCCGGGGGGAACGTCGCGGCGAGTGCGCCCACCCCGACGACGACCAGCCCGAAGCCGAGCCACTGGAACAGCGTTCGCTGGTTCACTGTCGTCACTCTGGTGCGAGAGCGGTTAGTTCACGGGGTCGTTCTCGCCCGCTGCGAGCGTCGGCCACTCGTCACCGAACGAGGTGGTCCTCACGCACACGCACGCGCTACGAGCGCGCCTTGAGGCGGCGCCTGCTTGCGGTTTTCGGCAGCGAAATCTTTACCCCGTCCTGTAGCCTACCGCCACCAACGACCGCCCGAACGGGCGGAGGTACACCGTGGAACTCATCGTCACAGAGAAGAACAACGCCGCGCGACGCATCGCCGACATCCTCTCCGAGGGAGGGGCGTCGACGGACACGTACGCCGGCGTCAACGTCTACGAGTGGGGCGGCCGCCGCTGCATCGGCCTCTCCGGTCACGTCGTCGGCGTGGACTTCCCGCCGGAGTACTCGGACTGGCGGGACGTCGAGCCAGCCGAACTCGTCCACGCGGACGTCGTGAAGGAACCGACCCAGGAGGACATCGTGAACGCGCTCCAGCGCCTCGCCCGCGAGGCCGACAGCGTCATCATCGCGACCGACTACGACCGCGAGGGCGAACTCATCGGCAAGGAGGCGTACGAACTCGTCCGGCAGGTCAACGAGGAGGCGCCGGTCAAGCGCGTGCGCTTCTCCTCGATCACGGACAACGAGGTCCGCTCGGCGTTCGCGGAACCCGACGAGATCGACTTCGACCTCGCGGCCGCCGGCGAGGCCCGCCAGACCATCGACCTGATGTGGGGCGCCGCGCTCACGCGGTTCCTCTCGCTGTCGGCGAAACAGATGGGTAGCGACTTCATCTCCGTCGGCCGCGTGCAGAC contains:
- a CDS encoding GNAT family N-acetyltransferase, which gives rise to MSYEVREELPTPERFVELREAADMAPRSREGVERGLPNSVYGVTVVDTDTDEVVGMARVVGDGATVFHVCDMAVHPDHQRRGLGSRMMDAIMGYVDEHAPENAYVNLMADVDGFYEQWGFEETRPVSKGMFYRA